A stretch of DNA from Doryrhamphus excisus isolate RoL2022-K1 chromosome 6, RoL_Dexc_1.0, whole genome shotgun sequence:
GCCTTGCTTTACTACCGGGAAGACATCCTGGCCGAGCGCTTCTGGGGGCTCCGTGACGCCGGCGTCAGCGTGCGTCAAATCGCACAGACCCCCACCGTGTTGGAGCTGACCACCCAAATAGTCAAGTATCGCATCCAGAGACTGGAGTCTCACGGTTTCGATGTGAGGACCGCCGGGCTGGACATCCTGACGGGCACCAAAAAGGACTTTGAGATCCGCTTTGGGAAACTCCAGCTCCGCAGACAGAGGCCTCTTTTTAATCCTGTGGCGCCTTTAAAAGGAGACGACTGACATCGCCTCATTGGCtgatgcaggggtgtccaacgggcggcccggggggcgtttgcatttttttattggctggcGGATCATTTTAGAAACTAAACATCAGCAGCaaacgcgaccctcgtggggatgagcgctagaaaatggatggatgaatcgtcactcgctgcacggtggttgagtggttagtgtgcaggcctcacagctaagacacccgggtttgattcccccctcaggcagtttgcatgttccccccgtgcatgcgtagcttttcaccgggtactttgctctttttcttgttaaattccaaCATTTGACTTTTCCTGTGAAATGACTGCAGTCAGTTTTTCATAAGGGGGCgtgtccaataattatcggtactgataCTTATCTGcgtgatatcagcataaaacgTATGGTGgcttttttcccgatcatgaaaagcGTTGTTAAACAAATGCTGTATCCAACATGTGTTCACTCCGCCCCAGGAGGTACGTCATGGTAAACATATCCGTGTCCACTGATGTCGGAAATTgacagttggacaatatcggcgtTTTcgacaaaaaagccaatatcagacagcCCTAATTTAATGTCTGCAGGCCACAAATGATCATCAGCGTGAATATTCCTGTGGTGTCCCCATGACTGCACACGTAGAAATAAAAAGCAGATGGCCAAGGTGAAGTTTACCTGGAGACAAAGGTTTTATTTACGCCAGCAAATGTCCCCCCTCCCACCCAAATGTTCTCTCCCCCGAAAGCAATCACTTTTATTGTTGCTCTACAGATGGTGGCTCTTTATCGGAACCCATTTCACCCGTGAAAATGTTCCATCGTTACCGTTTTTCCAAAACAGACGCAAGACGAGGTTTCAGGGAGAAATGGCCCCACGCCACCTCCACCCGTTGAGCCGCTTCCTGGTTCTATCTGCTGGCTTCGAGCTCTGGCGTTCCTCGTCATCTTTTAAACGTGTCCTACTGTTTCCATCGCCATCTAAAGCCAGGCTGCTTCTAAGGAGGGTTGCTTTCCCAGCTCGTGAAGCCGTCACGGGATGCCTTGGGGCGACCTGCCTGCACGCCCTCGTGATGGAACCTGGGTGTCCAGGGGGTATCCAGGGGGTGTCTGGAGGGTGTCCAGAGGAGCGAGAAGAAAACATATACCTTAACAACCTCCACCTCCCATCTGCTGCCGTCTGCATCACACAGCATGACTGTGTCGTCATGGCAACGGCCCAAGTGAGAGCATGAGGTAACCATGAAGGTGAGCTCAGCAGATGGATGCTCGACCGGAGACCCTGTGGAGCTCCTTCACGACAGCGCTGCTTCGAGTACGCGCATCTGCTCGCCGCCCGCCACTTTCACACGTGAGTATTTCCTTATGTCAGTGGTGGCCAAAgtgaggcccgggggccatttgtggcccatggcacattgtaaaaatatcatTAAGCAAGGAAACTAAATAAAATCcatcaaaaatagaaaaatcagcagtcatttcacaggaataaagtcaaaaaaattaagattaattttgcaagaataactTTTCGCTTCATTTTTGTAACGtaaaattggaatatttagaATTACCAACTTATATAAATTAAAAGTGACAAGAAAAAAGGTGGCTATTCTAGAAGAATAAACTGAATATTATGAGTAaaataatttagtttttgtAGCAGAGGTGAAACActtcaagaattttttttttaattcataatgttatgagaaacaaagaaaacacaataaagttattatttttggttaattatgctgtggaaaaaaatgatcatccatccatcctttttccatcctccatactgtatattatccatatacgtatatactgtgTATTATCCATGTATGTGGATAATAACAGCCATCATGCAGCTGGTCTTGTGGAAAacatttctatcatcctaagcaGGAAATAGAATGCCTGAAGTAAATACAGAAGACACTTTTCTTCTGTTAGTTTATTTGTATTGCAATGACAACCACAAACCAATCAAACATATTGGCTACACTAAAgaagatatattatatatatactatatatatatttgtccgATGCTTAGAGAATTGGTGGTTTTAGTGTATGGTCTGCCCAGCAGTAAGTTGGCCCTAGGTCCTGTATGTGGGTGTGGCGCCCTCTAGTGCAAATCGCACGCTACTTCTTTTCTAAAGCTCCAAAAACCTATGACATATTTTAGTTAAAACATATGAAATTCCATTGGATGATCCAGCAAATACAACAAATGACTTAAGGCCTCGTCTTCATTTCTTCAAGTGCTTGGTCTTTCTTGAATACTTGGAATTCATACTTGATGCCGTTCTCCTCCTGAATTCCTGTTGGCAGGCCAGCAAATCTAATTTGGAGACAACAAGAAATGTCACTTAGTTGACTGCAAAAGCAAACATGACAAGTAAGAAAGGCGATGAAAtgaatattgcaatattatgtTCATGATATGAATAACATCAGCATTGCTTCATCGGCAGATGGATGAGACCACACGTACCTCTCCTGCCTTTTGAACACTTCTTCATCCAAGTCGGGGAAGAAGACGTCACAGTCAAAGCTGGCCTTGACGTCTGTCAGGTAAACCAAATCACACCAGCGATGCTGCAGAGCATCCTGCCCAAAACACAAGAGGACCCCAATGAAAAGGGGCGGGGCGAGCGACGGCCTCCGCTTGCCTGAAGGTCTATTTAGCAAACGTCCGGATCAAAGTTGTGCAACAGCCGTGTCGTGACCTTGCTATCTGAGTGCCGCCAACGTTTACCTTGTACACTCGTGTGCCTCCAGCGATCCAGATGGTCTCCACCAAGTCTGCTAGTGGGTACTGTGCAGCCAGAAGGATGGCGCTCTCCAGGTCCCGACACAGGAAGTGGGCGTGGTCTGGAACTGTCCTGTTGTGATGTAAAAGAAAGCAAATCAGCAGATGCCAGGGGGTATACGTagttacatacgtacatacatacatatgtatgtatgtacatacctacatacatacgtacatatgtacatacgtacgtacgttggtatgtacatacatacgtatgtatgtatgtatgtacatacgtacatacatacatatatacgtacgtacgttcatacgtacatacatacgtaatacatacgtacgtacatacgtatgtacatacatacctacatacatatgtacatacgtaaatatgtacatacatacctacatacatatgtacgtacgtacatacatatgtacgtacgtacatacatatgtacatacatacctacatacgtacaaacatacatatgcacatatatacgtatgtacgtTCATaccaacatacatacatacgtaatACATAcctatatacatatgtacatacatacatacctacatacatatgtacatacatacatacctacatacatatgtgtgtacatacatacatacatacatacatacatacatatgtgcgtACATatctgcatacatacatacatacatacatacatacatacatacatacatacatacatacatacatacatacatacatacatacatacatgtgcgtatatacatacatacgtacaaacatacatatgtacatacctacatacatacgtacatacctacatacatacatacctacatatGTGCGTACATAccgacatacatacaaacatatgtacatacatatgtgcgtacatacatacacacacacacatacatacatacaaacatacatgtgcgtacatacatacacacatacatacgcgtacatgcatacaaacatacatatgtgcgtacatacatacatatgtgcgtacatacatacatacatacatgtacgtacatacatacatacatacatacatacatacatgtgcgtacatacatacatacatacatacatacatacctacatatgtgcgtacatacatacatacctacatacacatgtatgtatgtacatacctacatacacatgtatgtatgtacatacctacatacatacgtacatatgtacatacgtacatacatacatatgtatgtacataccaacgtacatacatacatatgtacatatgtacatacgtacgtacagaccaacatatgtatgtatgtacatacatacatatgtatgtacatacgtacatacacacatacatatacatacatatacctACCATAGCACATACCACATataccatacatacatacctacatacgtacaaacatacatatgcacatatatatgtatgtacgttcataccaacatacatacatacgtacatacatacgtaatacatatctatatacatatgtacacacaaacatacctacatacatatgtgcgtacatacatacatacatatgtgcgtACATatctgcatacatacatacatacatacatacatgtgcgtgcgtacatacatacatacgtacaaacatacatacgtacatacatacatacctacatacatacatacctacatatgtgcgtacatacaaacatacatacatacatacatacgtacaaacatatgtacatacatatgtgcgtacatacatacacacatgcgtagatatatacaaacatacatatgtgcgtacatacatacacacacacatacatacatacatatgaacATACATGTgcgcacatacatacacacatacatacgcgtacatgcatacaaacatacatatgtgcatacatacatacatacatacatacatacatacatacatacatacaaacatacatgtgcgtacatacatacatacatacatacctacatatgtgcgtacatacatacatacatacctacatatgtgcgtacatacatacatacatacatacatacatacaaatgtacatacatatgtgcgtacatacatacatatgtgcgtacatacatacatacatacatacgtacatatgtgcgtacatacatacctacatacctacatacatacatacatacaaatgtacatacatatgtgcgtacatacatacatatgtgcgtACATatctgcatacatacatacatacatgtgcgtacatacatacatacatacatacgtacatatgtgcgtacatacatacatacatacctacatacctacatacatacatacatacatacaaatgtacatacatatgtgcgtacatacatacatacatacatacatacatacatacatatgtgcgtacatacatacatacatatgtgcgtacatacatacatatgtgcgtACATAtcttcatacatacatactacatacatacatacatgtgcgtacatacatacatacgtacaaacatacatacatacgtgcgtacatacatatttacctacatacatacctacatatatgcgtacatacatacaaacatacatacatacgtacaaacatatgtacatacatatgtgcgtatacacatacatacacgtacatacatacaaacatacatatgtgcgtacatacatacacacatacatacaaacatacatatgtacatacatatgtgcgtacatacatacatacatacaaacatacatatgtacatacatacatacatacatacatacctacatacatacaaacgtacatacatacacatatatacacagacATATACTACATAAATGGGCGGACTCACGTGAGTGTTTGACTGAGCACCACGTGGAGGACGTTTGGCATGGGGAACATAGTTGGGGGGTTGCTGTACCAGCACAGTTTGCCCCATACCATCATGTTGATCTTTCCTGTCAAACACAGCAAGCGTCCACCAGAGGCCtgattattgacatttttatctGCCTCGTGGCATTATGTTCTATCTTTTCTATTCAATTCAATCATTTCTATGAGGAACATCCCCACCAACTGTCCTCCAGGGATCTTCCATGACACAAAGACCAAAGGAAGATTCTTTAAAGCTGAACGAGACAAAGAGGAGTGTCGTTTTGTGCAGCTTTATTGTCTACTGTCTACTGTATGTAGACGATGCACAAACACCGCTTGTTGCGTGTTGTACTCGTGTACTGTACACACTATTTCATTGACAAcatttcatgcattttctacgtGGCTGTCCTTCATACCTGCTCTTGACACCTGAGTCACGGTGTGCAGAAAATACTGGAATTCAGACCTGCAAAATTGGAAAAGGTTCATCACTGTGGGAGTTCTACTTCCCTCCAAACTTAaccgtaaaataaataaattaatgacttATCTTGATTGACAGGGAAGTAAAAGGTTAAAGTAACAGTTTGGATACTTATTAGGACATTTCCCCCTTCtcatattaacattcattcaggGAACGGATTATCCTGGGCTTGGGTGCACTCCCTAGTCTGGACACCAGATGGTGCTCTGACGCCATTACCCTTGTCAGCCCAGCAGGTGCCGTGGAAGAAGAATAATGGCGGTTTTTTAAATGTACGTGTCCGGTCAGGTATTTGTTGAAATTGCAAGGAAGTTAGTAGTATTGTGTGTAAAATCCTTCTTACGTGTACTACAGTGCCAAGCAAAAatacatagattccattttCCTGTGTTAGCGAACAAACATAAGGACAATCgtcttttgtttctcatatttttgttttgtttgttatatttatgtttcACTGTGGGAACCACATTCAGTTTGTTTGGCAAACTTCCACGCCAGTGAGGCTTCCAAACGTGGTAAGTGAACTGTAATTGTGAAAagtgttgtatttgtttttaaataagcCAGTTCATAGTAGCAGGATGAACCAATTTCCACACTGTTGGGTAAACAGCGCCCCCGTCCGGCGAACAAGAGCCAATACATGTATGTgcataatatatgtacataatacatgtacatacataatcCTTATGTGTCCTGTTGGTGCTTGAAGGGGTGAAATGATCGTAGAGAGTGAAATGATAGTACGTACTTATAATACATAGACTGTAGTTGTAGTACATCTGGCAACGCTGAGCCACAATGGCAACATTTGGAGGCATTCACGGCCCAAAGACAAGAACGtgagaaaagaatgagaataaaACCCAGCAGTCCGTCAAAGTCAACTGGCAGGTAAAACTGGGACAAACGTCTTCCCACACCTGAGATGCGGAGACGCGTTTTAATGGTTAATCGCAGTTAATCTACGCTGGCGTATTCCCTCTAGACCAAGCCTGGGGGTTAATCAGGAGCAATGGCAACATGGCGTCGGTCAGGAAGGGTTTTGACAATTTACAAAATCTCATCttctttttgactttgtggattgttTTGGAGTCTTTCTATTAGTTTAGGAAgtcccgccccccgcccccacacaaTGGACCACTCCAAAGATGGTTATTATGTAAGATGTTATTTCAATCAAGTGTCTGTGAGATGATTAATCCAAATccaaaatactattttatacaTTCTTAACATGGCCATCCTGTTAGCAtcctgttagcatcctattgGCTAGCTAAGGAACATGGAAGCTACTTGTGTTGCCTGTCTGTGACGTCATCAGCCGTTGGCTCTTCCAGAAAGCTAAAATATCTTTTCATAGTTTGACAGTTTGATATGCATAAAACTTTTCCAAACTATGCAAAAGTGATAAATGAACTTTTAACGTCACCATTGTGACGTTAAAGAGACGTGTTCTCCTGTTgtcaaagacacgatgtggcagcgagatcaaccccccccctccttttttcATCATGTCAAGAAGTTAATTTATCACGTCTtcgatgataaaaaaataaccttaaatgtGGATTTATCATCATTTCTATGCATTTCCGATGCTTTTCTGCGTGTAAAACATATTTATTCAAACTATACAAATGTATTAACATTAACAAGGGAAGAATTGGATCGCCATTATTGGTGCTAAAATGGGTTCATCCTATCAGCTGTTaagatatgatatatgatattaaTAAGATAATATTAATAGCTCCAATCCCTGGTGATCGCCACAATATGAACGTTATGAAGGTGCGTGTCGGCTCTTACGGGAGATTCCAGGGGAGTTTGCCATCTCTGCCGATGCCTCCGTCTCGGCTCACCGCTGCGATGACGCGCACTGGTTTCCTCTGCTCTTCCCGGGGATTCCCTTCCATCGTCGGCCGTCACACCGCCAGCTCACCGCCAGGTCACCGCCAACCACCGGACCCACGAAGCTCCACGTTTCATTTGTAGCCTGGACGCGTACACCAGTGAATGAGTCTGGCGCCGCCCCCACCGGGATCAGCCGCTATTggtccgaccccccccccccccaaactgcTGTGCCAGGGGGCTGGAAGGTGACTTCATGGTGAGTTCATCGTGAATGGGAAAGCCTGGGAAGGCGCAGCACTcacggccacttcattaggtacagcaGTGGTCTCGTCTCCGGTGGTCTCCTGAAGGTCACCAGGATGCACACAAAGAACTTGACGGAACTTCACAGCCTGACCGGAAATGACTAAAACCAGCAGATAGACAGCCTAGCTTTTATTgccaatacatactgtatgttatcaatacttcattattattatcattatttatattaaaaagatTTAGGGCCAACAGGGAGATGAATCCTGGTGGTTTGGGAATGTtggaaatatttacaaatatacacGCGTGAACcccaaatatacaaacatcGTGAAACAAAAGCTAATATTTACAGAACATATCATCCAGTGGTCTCCAAAGCTATGGCTTATGTACACTTATGTACACTTATGTACGCTTATGTACACTTATGTACACTTACGTACACTTATGTATGTACACTTATGTACACTTATGTACGCTTATGTACGCTTATGTACACTTATGTACACTTATGTAAGCTTATGTAAGCTTATGTACGCTTATGTACGCTTATGTACGCTTATGTACACTTATGTACACTTCATGTACACTTATGTACACTTATGTATGTACACTTATGTACACTTATGTACACTTCATGTACGCTTATGTACACTTATGTACGCTTATGTACACTTATGTACGCTTATGTACGCTTATGTACACTTATGTACACTTCATGTACGCTTATGTACGCTTATGTACGCTTATGTACACTTATGTACGCTTATGTACGCTTATGTACACTTATGTACACTTCATGTACGCTTATGTACGCTTATGTACGCTTATGTACGCTTATGTACACTTATGTACGCTTATGTACGCTTATGTACGCTTATATACACTTATGTACACTTCATGTACACTTATGTACACTTATGTATGTACACTTATGTACACTTCATGTGCGCTTATGTACACTTATGTACGCTTATGTACGCTTATGTACGCTTATGTACACTTCATGTACGCTTATGTACGCTTATGTACGCTTATGTACACTTCATGTACACTTATGTACACTTATGTAAGCTTATGTACACTTATGTACGCTTATGTACGCTTATGTACACTTATGTACACTTATGTACACTTATGTATGTACACTTATGTACACTTCATGTACGCTTATGTACACTTATGTACGCTTATGTACGCTTATGTACACTTCATGTACGCTTATGTACACTTATGTACACTTACGTACACTTATGTATGTACACTTATGTACACTTATGTACGCTTATGTACGCTTATGTACACTTATGTACACTTATGTAAGCTTATGTAAGCTTATGTACGCTTATGTACGCTTATGTACGCTTATGTACACTTATGTACGCTTATGTACGCTTATGTACGCTTATGTACGCTTATGTACGCTTATGTACGCTTATGTAAGCTTATGTACACTTATGTACGCTTATGTACACTTACATACACTTacacttaccccccccccccacatggtAACAATCGCCTTTTGCTACGGACATGATGCAAGTGTTGTTAAACTCTACTCAGTACTACTGTACTCTACTCAGTACTACTACAGTACTTACTGGCTGGGCTACGCTCCTTTTCTAAACGCTTCTACCTTTGGTGGCCAACTTCTACTTTAAcattgcgtgtgcgtgtgtgtgtgtgtgtgtgtgtgtgcgtgtgtgtgtgtgtatgggtgtGTTCATGTCACACCGCCGGTTTTACCGGTTCATTCAGTTATTGTTTTCTTGTGGTTATTAGATGGAATTTCATTTAGTGGGTATGATATGATATCTATGTTTTGTCTGAATGTGATTTGAATTAGAAAGTATTTTTTATGCATGTTTCTAAGCATTACTAATAAATCCATAGTTTCTGTTTGCCGGGGCCCCCCCATCCTCTGCCTCGCTGTCCAATAAACCTGGCATGGCTTTTATCCACGTGAATATTCCCAAGGCGGCCGTGTTGGTCTATTTCTGATAACTTACAGTACTTCCTAAGCCTCGTGTTGTCACACGAGATTCcatgtatttttattgcttACCTTAAGGGCAACATGAACCTTAACCGTGCATGGAAATGTGGTCACATTTGGACCTGATGGAGCCTAAACGCAACCTGAGGCGTCATTCCCGATCTGGAATTAAACTTGTGACTAATATGTGCAATTTCAAAtagcgatgatgatgatgatgatgagcaggCAATCAACAGTTGGGatctgatcctgatcctgatctGGATCTCGCCAATGTAAGTCCTGAGGGGCCGCACCTTCCAGTTCCTTTTCCAAGTTAGCTGAAGGCCCTGCAGGACAGGATGCCATCCCAACCGGCTCAGGGAATGTTTGCTTTGTGTCTTTTGCAACACTATTTGCTTTGCCTCAAGGATTTGGACCTGCGCTCTGCTGGGTCGTCTTCATGCCGTTGTTTTTGCATGCATGTCCTCTATCtgcattcacaccaaaatagAGGAGCttataaaaataccaaaaatactAATTTGACTTTTCCTGGCCGGCCTCCTACAACTTGGCTCAATTCCATGGAATATTCAGACAGCTGATTTATTGATCTGGAAGAATCCAATCACTGTATCTGCTGGAGATGTCCTCTTCTGCCCTGAGGCGTCTTCTGAGGAGTCCTGTGGTCCCCGACTAGCGCCGAGCTGTCCTCCCACGTTACCGTCATTTGTCTCGCTGCTGGGATTAGGTGGGACTGTTGCTAACAAGCCTGGAACGGAAGCAGAGTTGCAAATTAACCAAGTAGCCTACAGACatcggggtgtccaaagtgcgggtCGGGGGCCGAAAAGCTCATGAAAAATGTCCACATATGCTGTTGTTTATGTGTTAGTGAGTGTGTGATGCTGCAGCCACTTAAACATACACAGTCAAACAATGTGTCAATAAGCATCAATTGCAATGTTCGATTCCCATGGATGACCAAGCCCACCCTTCACTATTGCATAGCTGACATTACTGGGGGAGGAATGGCGAGGGGGGGGGCTCTTACTTAGTCCTCTGTAGCAAGAAAGCTGCTGATAAATTAGCTTCATCTTCTCTATGTTGATGTTGCTGGCCTCGGCATGGTTCACTTTGGGGCTTTGGATAGGaaccaatgcacatacatttagagtagttactggggagctaatgcacatacatttagagtagttactggggaactaatgcacacacatttagagtagttactggggaaccaatgcacatacatttagagtagttactggggaactaatacacatacatttagagtagttactggggaaccaatgcacatacatttagagtagttactggggaaccaatgcacatacatttagagtagttactggggaactaatacacatacatttagagtagttactggggaactaatacacatacatttagtgtagttactggggaactaatgcacatatatttagagtagttactggggaactaatgcacatacatttagagtagttactggggaactaatgcacacacatttagagtagttactggggaactaatgcacatacatttagagtagttactggggaaccagtgcacatacatttagagtagttactggggaaccaatgcacatacatttagagtagttaccggggaaccaatgcacatacatttagagtagttactggggaaccaatgcacacacatttagagtagttactggggaaccaatgcacatacatttagagtagttactggggaaccaatttacacatatttagagtagttactggggaaccaatgcacacacatttagagtagttactggggaactaatgcacacacatttagagtagttactggggaacccatgcacatacatttagagtagttactggggaactaatgcacacacatttagagtttTTACgggggaaccaatgcacatacatttagagtagttaccggggaaccagtgcacatacatttagagtagttactggggaactaatgcacatacatttagagtagttactggggaactaatgcacatacatttagagtagttactggggaactaatgcacacacatttagagtcgTTACTGGAGAACTAATGcagatacatttagagtagttactggggaactaatgcacacacatttagagtagttactggggaactaatgcacacacatttagagtagttactggggaactaatgcacacacatttagagtagttactggggaactaatgcagatacatttagagtagttactggtgttcgggcggacggttcccccgacctgcggcttggcctcgatgggcgagggcggacacgcggcgtgagcctcgatcggccaggcaacccccccgggggccccctggtcgccgtcgcggtccccccgcccgacccgattgaagcgagatcgagacgacccgtctgacccggccgtcctccaacggcgccccgccagttcggcccccagcgtccccgccgtctcccccggaccgtggcccgggc
This window harbors:
- the zgc:153031 gene encoding zgc:153031; amino-acid sequence: MEGNPREEQRKPVRVIAAVSRDGGIGRDGKLPWNLPSEFQYFLHTVTQVSRAGKINMMVWGKLCWYSNPPTMFPMPNVLHVVLSQTLTTVPDHAHFLCRDLESAILLAAQYPLADLVETIWIAGGTRVYKDALQHRWCDLVYLTDVKASFDCDVFFPDLDEEVFKRQERFAGLPTGIQEENGIKYEFQVFKKDQALEEMKTRP